Proteins found in one Clostridium kluyveri DSM 555 genomic segment:
- a CDS encoding YopX family protein produces MRREIKFRAWDEQARRIINWEELKFDKDNGDDSICFYEKIDDCEWNGGADYKLMQYTGLKDKNGVEIYEGDILHIEIENWHIKGDIIASGNEVVEYQECCFGVIWGYHRDFIKLNGFTNTTFEVIGNIYSNPELLKEGE; encoded by the coding sequence ATGCGAAGAGAAATTAAGTTTCGTGCATGGGATGAACAGGCAAGAAGAATTATTAATTGGGAAGAATTGAAATTTGATAAGGATAATGGCGACGATTCAATATGCTTTTATGAAAAGATAGATGATTGTGAATGGAATGGTGGAGCAGATTATAAATTAATGCAATATACAGGATTAAAGGATAAGAATGGTGTAGAGATTTATGAAGGAGATATTCTTCATATTGAAATTGAAAACTGGCATATAAAAGGAGATATTATTGCAAGTGGAAATGAAGTGGTAGAATATCAAGAATGTTGTTTTGGAGTTATTTGGGGATATCATAGGGATTTTATAAAACTTAATGGTTTCACAAATACAACATTTGAAGTTATAGGCAACATTTATTCTAATCCAGAGCTTTTGAAAGAAGGTGAATAA
- a CDS encoding aspartyl-phosphate phosphatase Spo0E family protein: MTIEAARDKLHECMDLYDLSDIRTLEASQEMDELVNAEMRKMMEGEKGKYDTARSSSIRSL; the protein is encoded by the coding sequence ATGACCATAGAAGCTGCTAGAGATAAGTTACATGAATGTATGGATTTATATGACTTATCAGATATTAGAACTTTAGAGGCTAGTCAAGAAATGGACGAGCTTGTAAATGCAGAAATGAGAAAAATGATGGAGGGGGAGAAGGGAAAGTATGACACAGCTAGGAGTTCAAGTATTAGGAGTTTATAG
- a CDS encoding ORF6C domain-containing protein, with product MSNLVKIQNKDLSVKEFKGQRVVTFKDIDMLHERIEGTAKRNFNENKYEDDRKTERFINGVDYFIVTTSEKDEIRTLEIPNRGLTLITESGYLMLVKSFTDDLAWKVQRELVNSYFRGKEQKQLSPMEQLRLQYQVIEQHEEKINELDIKVESLALTMNISDGQAKTIQKLVNKRVKALCYGDESSAYMNTSIRKKVYSYIWRTLKDYLNVTVYHNILRKDYSSALKYINAITLQGALLREVQEANRATLGEKAI from the coding sequence TTGAGTAATTTAGTAAAAATCCAAAATAAGGATTTATCAGTTAAAGAATTTAAAGGACAAAGAGTAGTAACTTTTAAAGATATTGATATGCTGCATGAAAGAATTGAAGGTACTGCTAAAAGAAACTTCAATGAAAATAAATATGAGGATGATAGGAAAACAGAGAGATTTATAAATGGGGTAGATTACTTTATAGTAACCACATCTGAAAAGGACGAAATTCGTACTTTAGAAATTCCAAACAGAGGATTAACTCTAATAACAGAAAGTGGATATCTTATGTTAGTAAAGTCTTTTACAGATGATTTAGCATGGAAGGTTCAAAGGGAATTAGTAAATAGTTATTTTAGAGGTAAGGAACAAAAGCAGCTTTCACCAATGGAACAATTAAGGCTCCAGTATCAGGTTATAGAACAACATGAAGAAAAAATTAATGAACTTGATATTAAAGTTGAGAGTTTGGCTTTGACAATGAATATAAGTGATGGACAGGCTAAAACAATTCAAAAATTAGTTAACAAGAGAGTTAAAGCTTTATGCTATGGAGATGAAAGCAGTGCTTATATGAATACATCTATAAGGAAAAAAGTTTACAGCTATATCTGGAGAACCTTAAAAGATTATTTAAATGTTACAGTATATCACAATATTTTAAGGAAAGATTATAGCTCAGCATTGAAATATATAAATGCCATTACATTACAAGGAGCTTTGCTCAGGGAAGTTCAGGAAGCTAATCGAGCAACTCTGGGTGAGAAGGCAATATAA
- a CDS encoding helix-turn-helix domain-containing protein, translating into MLGTKIREYRKSLGMTATSLAEKVGVELATISKIENNKANPSMPTLYKIAEALNTTPSELIKDTEIKSFNINSEGTKEVV; encoded by the coding sequence ATGCTTGGAACCAAAATTAGAGAATACCGCAAAAGCCTTGGCATGACAGCAACTTCATTAGCTGAAAAAGTAGGGGTTGAACTTGCTACTATATCAAAAATTGAAAACAATAAAGCTAATCCATCAATGCCGACATTATATAAGATTGCGGAAGCATTAAATACAACACCATCTGAACTAATAAAAGATACAGAAATAAAGTCTTTTAATATAAATTCAGAAGGAACAAAGGAGGTTGTGTAG
- a CDS encoding helix-turn-helix domain-containing protein, giving the protein MIDIGNRVIKLRKLHKISQNKLAISLNVAAATINKIEKGTAKPSIDLLIKICEFFSITLSEFFNNGNNSEPVILNPQLKELLDNAKDLTPEQLELLSKFIKSIK; this is encoded by the coding sequence ATGATTGATATAGGTAACAGAGTTATCAAATTACGAAAATTACATAAAATATCTCAAAATAAATTAGCTATTAGTTTAAATGTAGCTGCTGCCACAATAAATAAAATTGAAAAAGGTACTGCAAAACCATCAATTGATTTACTAATAAAAATATGTGAGTTTTTCTCTATAACTCTTTCTGAATTCTTTAACAATGGCAACAATTCAGAACCTGTTATACTTAATCCTCAGCTTAAAGAACTATTGGATAATGCTAAAGATTTAACCCCCGAACAGCTTGAATTACTTTCAAAATTCATAAAATCTATAAAATAA
- a CDS encoding helix-turn-helix transcriptional regulator: protein MNSNLIEFRESLNMSQKDMALALGISSSFYIKIESGERNPSFNFIKKVKKKFNVNVDEIFFKSQLHEKCINKPIQAEKQKEVV from the coding sequence ATGAATTCAAACTTAATAGAATTCAGAGAATCTTTAAATATGAGCCAGAAAGATATGGCATTAGCTCTAGGAATATCATCATCTTTTTACATTAAAATTGAATCAGGGGAGAGAAATCCAAGCTTCAATTTTATTAAAAAGGTGAAAAAAAAGTTTAATGTAAATGTAGATGAAATTTTTTTTAAAAGCCAACTACACGAAAAGTGTATAAATAAACCAATACAGGCTGAAAAACAAAAAGAAGTAGTGTAA
- a CDS encoding helix-turn-helix domain-containing protein: MFGEKLKKLRMDKNMTQQELAKILKISSSTIGMYEQNRRSPDIETLKLIADYFQCSTDYLLGKNDIENMNRLSLLRKSHNMSQAELAEKLGVTQQTISKYENGSREPDTETLKLLSSIFNVSIDYLLGATNIRNHDTTYITPKEHEDIEEVVEELRERLLNTENFKIEGEPTTKEDIETILDSVKVGIEMAKIKKRRNQE; this comes from the coding sequence ATGTTTGGAGAAAAATTAAAAAAACTAAGAATGGATAAGAACATGACCCAACAGGAGCTTGCAAAAATTTTAAAAATTTCTTCAAGCACTATTGGGATGTATGAACAGAATCGAAGATCGCCAGATATAGAAACACTGAAATTAATAGCTGACTATTTTCAATGCTCTACTGATTATTTACTAGGAAAAAATGATATTGAAAATATGAATCGCTTATCTTTACTAAGAAAAAGCCATAATATGAGTCAAGCTGAATTGGCTGAAAAACTTGGTGTAACTCAACAAACCATAAGTAAATATGAAAATGGTAGTCGTGAACCTGATACAGAAACATTAAAATTACTATCATCTATATTTAATGTTTCTATAGACTACTTATTGGGTGCAACAAATATACGAAATCATGATACTACATATATAACACCCAAAGAACATGAAGATATAGAAGAAGTTGTGGAAGAACTAAGAGAACGATTACTAAATACAGAAAATTTTAAGATAGAAGGTGAGCCTACCACCAAAGAAGATATTGAAACAATTTTAGATTCTGTTAAAGTAGGTATAGAAATGGCTAAGATTAAAAAACGTAGAAATCAAGAATAA
- a CDS encoding cyclic lactone autoinducer peptide, whose amino-acid sequence MKSLKEKLLKKSMKMVGSLSLFFAAMVLVSTSLIGGHQPKCPDDLLK is encoded by the coding sequence ATGAAATCTTTAAAAGAAAAGCTATTAAAGAAAAGTATGAAAATGGTGGGTTCATTATCTTTGTTTTTTGCAGCAATGGTTCTAGTTTCAACATCTCTAATAGGTGGTCACCAACCAAAGTGTCCTGATGATTTGTTAAAGTAG
- a CDS encoding sensor histidine kinase: MVFESLYNEKKFILQNKIKTVLFFILYISVTSWCSFHILIPYHTLLLVALNILLLACITKIKIFHSMVIVSLFVTIILITETFIQLIEMLIFNINLNQIFLNSKYFNIFIIVSKISQILIAVLTFKFNSYFTKLKLFEKEGSIFANLIIELGVFTLFIVCINYGIFHIKNVQTYNIIIFIIYFIFLIAKFRSLKEKQLAVNININYKIQEQQIKNMEEIISIIRQEKHDFANHINVIQGLCLLNKPDTVEKIDSYVRKISGTIHASFRYLNTGNDYIDGMLSIKNNYAVKNNINFEVIIDEPFSSIKIREDELISIMSNLIDNAFEAFTKSDVRNKEISITTFKEDRNFCIEIADNGDVIPGNIIEKIFNRGFSTKVKQNDLHGFGLYITKQLVEKNNGTISVESITEKTKFLIKFRMD; this comes from the coding sequence ATGGTTTTTGAATCATTATATAATGAAAAAAAATTCATACTACAGAATAAAATTAAAACAGTCTTATTTTTTATATTATATATTTCTGTAACTTCTTGGTGTTCATTCCATATTCTAATACCCTATCATACACTGTTACTTGTAGCACTTAACATTTTATTGCTTGCCTGTATTACAAAAATAAAAATTTTTCATTCTATGGTTATAGTTTCTTTATTTGTTACAATAATTTTGATTACAGAAACTTTTATTCAGCTTATTGAAATGCTTATATTTAACATAAATTTAAATCAAATCTTTTTGAATTCCAAGTATTTTAATATTTTTATAATAGTATCTAAAATATCGCAAATACTTATTGCGGTATTAACCTTTAAGTTTAACTCATATTTTACTAAACTTAAATTATTTGAAAAAGAAGGATCTATCTTCGCTAATTTAATAATAGAATTAGGTGTGTTTACTCTTTTTATAGTTTGTATTAACTATGGTATTTTTCATATAAAAAATGTTCAAACCTATAACATTATTATTTTTATTATTTACTTTATATTTTTGATAGCAAAATTCAGAAGCTTAAAAGAAAAGCAACTAGCTGTAAATATAAATATCAATTATAAAATTCAAGAACAGCAAATTAAAAATATGGAGGAAATAATAAGTATAATCAGACAAGAAAAGCACGATTTTGCCAATCATATAAATGTTATACAAGGGCTATGTTTATTAAACAAGCCTGATACTGTCGAAAAAATAGATAGTTATGTACGAAAAATTTCAGGCACAATACATGCCTCTTTTAGGTATTTGAACACAGGGAATGATTACATAGACGGTATGTTATCCATAAAAAACAACTATGCAGTAAAAAACAATATTAATTTTGAAGTTATAATTGATGAACCTTTCAGCTCAATAAAAATTAGAGAAGATGAATTAATAAGTATTATGAGCAATCTTATAGACAATGCATTTGAAGCATTCACTAAATCAGATGTGAGAAATAAGGAAATATCCATTACCACCTTTAAGGAAGACAGAAACTTTTGTATCGAGATAGCTGATAATGGAGATGTTATCCCTGGAAATATAATAGAAAAAATTTTCAATAGAGGTTTTTCTACAAAAGTTAAACAAAATGATCTTCATGGATTCGGACTGTATATTACTAAACAATTAGTTGAGAAAAATAATGGGACTATATCTGTAGAAAGTATTACAGAAAAAACTAAATTTTTGATAAAGTTTAGAATGGATTAA
- a CDS encoding recombinase family protein, with translation MIAAIYSRKSKFSEKGESVENQIEMCKEYLRRNYSKVEDIRIYEDEGFSGGNINRPEFKKLLIDAKKNKFNVLICYRLDRISRNVADFSNTIEELQKHNIDFVSIKEQFDTSSPMGRAMMNIAAVFAQLERETIAERIKDNMLELAKTGRWLGGTPPLGYKSEAVEYSNQYGKDKKMFKLSIVPEEIETVKLIYKLYLEKRGFASVATHMCKNKYKGKNGGEFSRATVEQIIINPVYCISDENIFKWFKEQDTTTYGVPDGMHGLMVYNKRKESGKKPNSIDQWIVSIGRHEGIIPSDMWIKCQDILRENKAKTSPRSGTGNKFLLSGMVVCGECGSGMASWSHYNQKRNFMERYYRCNLKNRASNRCSNKMLNAYKAEEYIENYLLGLDIGSLISTYNEKDKPKADKDSIVKKLSKLKKQVDDNNKIIKGLVRKLALEENIELIQTLKEEIGDTKIENNELQKQITELTNSIEDYEVKEDFVKMIEEALVNFKKFYKLVDVDSKRILIKSLVKNIIWHGENETLEINPLISNKSTPQGIVRRRNY, from the coding sequence ATGATAGCAGCCATATACTCTCGTAAATCCAAATTCTCTGAAAAAGGAGAATCCGTTGAAAATCAAATTGAAATGTGCAAAGAGTATCTTAGAAGAAACTACAGCAAAGTTGAAGATATAAGAATATATGAAGATGAAGGATTCAGTGGAGGAAATATAAATAGACCCGAATTTAAAAAACTTTTAATTGATGCTAAAAAAAATAAATTCAATGTTCTCATATGCTACAGGCTTGATAGAATCTCCCGTAATGTCGCTGACTTTTCCAATACCATTGAGGAACTTCAGAAGCACAATATAGACTTTGTGAGCATAAAGGAACAGTTTGACACTAGTTCTCCAATGGGACGTGCCATGATGAATATAGCTGCCGTATTCGCTCAGTTGGAAAGGGAGACCATAGCAGAACGTATAAAGGACAACATGCTTGAGCTTGCAAAAACCGGTCGGTGGCTTGGAGGCACTCCTCCATTAGGCTATAAATCGGAGGCAGTAGAATACTCTAATCAATATGGTAAAGATAAAAAAATGTTCAAGTTGAGCATAGTTCCTGAAGAAATAGAAACGGTAAAATTAATCTATAAATTATACTTAGAGAAAAGGGGTTTTGCGTCAGTAGCTACCCATATGTGTAAGAATAAATACAAGGGTAAAAATGGCGGGGAATTTTCAAGAGCTACAGTAGAACAAATTATAATCAATCCAGTATACTGTATAAGTGATGAAAATATATTTAAATGGTTTAAGGAACAGGATACTACGACATATGGTGTTCCAGACGGAATGCATGGACTAATGGTATATAATAAAAGAAAAGAAAGTGGTAAAAAACCAAATTCCATAGACCAATGGATCGTTTCAATAGGCAGGCATGAAGGAATTATACCCTCTGATATGTGGATAAAATGCCAAGATATATTAAGAGAAAACAAGGCAAAAACCTCTCCTCGTTCTGGGACAGGCAACAAATTTCTTCTATCCGGTATGGTAGTATGCGGTGAATGTGGTTCTGGAATGGCTTCATGGTCCCATTATAATCAAAAAAGAAACTTTATGGAGAGATATTACAGGTGCAACCTTAAGAACAGAGCCAGCAACAGATGCAGTAATAAAATGCTTAACGCATATAAGGCGGAGGAATATATAGAAAATTACCTGCTTGGATTAGATATAGGAAGCTTAATCTCAACGTATAACGAAAAAGATAAACCTAAAGCAGATAAAGATTCTATAGTAAAAAAGCTTTCCAAATTAAAAAAACAGGTTGATGATAATAACAAAATAATTAAAGGTTTGGTAAGAAAACTAGCCTTAGAAGAAAACATTGAATTAATCCAAACATTAAAAGAAGAAATAGGCGATACAAAAATAGAAAACAATGAGTTGCAAAAGCAAATAACAGAACTAACAAATTCTATAGAAGATTATGAAGTCAAAGAGGACTTTGTAAAAATGATAGAGGAGGCTTTAGTGAACTTTAAGAAGTTCTATAAATTAGTAGATGTAGACAGCAAAAGAATATTAATAAAATCTTTAGTTAAAAACATTATATGGCATGGGGAAAATGAAACCTTAGAAATAAATCCATTAATAAGTAATAAATCGACCCCTCAGGGTATTGTAAGAAGGCGTAACTACTAG
- a CDS encoding ABC transporter substrate-binding protein, whose translation MIKKKLYLGSILLCLIFITAAFTGCSQSKENSNSTVTIKLNEVARSTFYAPMYVAINQGFFKEQGIDIELTTGQGADATTTKTQEGTTLVVTPSYNTLRGRFITY comes from the coding sequence ATGATAAAGAAAAAACTGTATCTTGGTTCTATTTTATTGTGTCTTATATTTATAACGGCTGCTTTTACTGGGTGCAGTCAAAGTAAAGAAAATAGTAATTCCACAGTTACTATAAAATTGAATGAGGTAGCCAGATCTACCTTTTATGCACCTATGTATGTGGCAATAAATCAGGGGTTTTTTAAAGAACAAGGTATAGATATAGAACTTACAACAGGACAGGGCGCAGATGCAACCACTACAAAAACACAAGAAGGCACAACACTAGTAGTTACGCCTTCTTACAATACCCTGAGGGGTCGATTTATTACTTATTAA
- a CDS encoding flavodoxin domain-containing protein, translating to MNALEIKKDIYWVGALDPDLRIFDIIMNTPYGTTYNSYVIKGSEKTAVFETAKERFFDEFLERLNSANVDIKNIDYIVVDHTEPDHSGSIAKLLDLSPNAKLVGSAAAIRFMKAISNKKFDSIVVKDGDTLDLGNKTLQFISAPFLHWPDSIYTYVPEDNILITCDSFGAHYCSSKVFNDLNTDETGYMDALKYYFDGIMGPFKPYVLEAIDKIKDLKIDIICPGHGPVLRKDPLRIVNLYKQWSTPAKPGSKKYIVIPYVSAYGYTESLANRIIEGIRAYGDFEIKSYNVIYSDMNEILENIGKANGILFGSPTINGDALKPILDILISLNPIVHGGKVAAAFGSYGWSGEAVKNIEARLQQLKMNLLTPGLRINFKPSEDELNSAYEFGKSFAEKVSKNSSEVSETPPAKSTKKWKCTVCGFVAEGDTPPANCPVCHVDASKFVEV from the coding sequence ATGAATGCTTTAGAAATTAAAAAAGATATTTATTGGGTGGGAGCATTAGATCCAGATCTCCGAATATTTGATATAATAATGAACACTCCTTATGGAACTACTTATAATTCTTATGTTATAAAAGGAAGCGAAAAAACTGCTGTATTTGAAACTGCCAAAGAAAGATTTTTTGATGAATTTCTAGAAAGATTGAACTCTGCAAATGTAGATATAAAAAATATAGATTACATAGTAGTAGATCACACAGAACCGGATCATTCAGGCTCTATAGCAAAATTACTAGATCTTTCACCTAACGCAAAACTTGTAGGTTCTGCTGCTGCTATTAGATTTATGAAAGCCATATCAAATAAAAAATTTGATTCCATTGTGGTAAAAGATGGAGATACTTTGGACCTTGGAAATAAAACCCTGCAGTTTATTTCTGCACCATTTCTTCACTGGCCTGACTCCATATATACTTATGTTCCAGAAGATAATATATTAATTACCTGTGATTCTTTTGGAGCACACTATTGTAGTTCAAAGGTATTTAACGATTTAAATACGGATGAAACAGGTTATATGGATGCTTTAAAGTATTATTTTGATGGCATAATGGGTCCTTTTAAACCCTATGTACTTGAAGCAATTGATAAAATTAAAGATTTAAAGATTGATATCATATGTCCGGGTCATGGTCCTGTTTTAAGAAAAGATCCTTTAAGAATAGTAAATTTATATAAGCAGTGGAGTACACCTGCAAAGCCAGGTAGTAAAAAATATATAGTAATACCTTATGTATCTGCTTATGGATACACTGAATCTCTGGCAAACAGAATAATTGAAGGAATAAGGGCTTATGGAGATTTTGAAATAAAATCTTATAATGTAATTTATAGTGATATGAATGAAATACTTGAAAATATTGGAAAAGCAAATGGAATACTCTTTGGTTCTCCAACTATTAACGGGGATGCTTTAAAGCCAATCCTTGACATATTGATTTCTTTAAACCCTATAGTACATGGCGGTAAAGTAGCTGCTGCCTTTGGCTCTTATGGCTGGAGCGGTGAAGCTGTAAAAAATATTGAAGCCAGGTTACAGCAGTTAAAGATGAATTTATTAACTCCTGGACTTAGAATAAACTTCAAACCATCTGAAGATGAGTTAAATTCTGCTTATGAATTTGGAAAAAGTTTTGCTGAAAAAGTTTCTAAAAATTCAAGTGAAGTATCGGAGACTCCACCAGCCAAATCTACAAAGAAATGGAAATGTACTGTCTGCGGTTTCGTAGCTGAAGGTGATACTCCTCCTGCAAACTGCCCTGTATGTCATGTGGATGCAAGTAAATTTGTGGAAGTATAA
- a CDS encoding MBL fold metallo-hydrolase: MLLKKIKGNTFYIDMGKTNIPFYKIDNKRIIMLDSGFNKIDREKIQNVLDSNDLQPVGIICSHAHADHAGNNMYLKKKYDCIIAMSECEAFICNSESNLKFYYNNQYNTYTTYDIRDHLEYMVCETDIIIGEEQHCVELCGIKFGIIHTAGHSPGHICIVTPDNVAYLGDALISHEVIKNAKMPYTYNLSEDLKSKASLYNLKCEKYIVAHKGIYQDITKLIEDNINLYRNIAARLYNIIEGTMTMEHIIKNAIESFNICVNNTLKYIMVDKVLRLYIEYFCEIRMVKMEIKDGFLKYSKVP, translated from the coding sequence ATGTTACTAAAAAAAATAAAGGGAAATACATTTTATATTGATATGGGGAAAACTAACATACCCTTTTATAAAATTGACAATAAAAGAATTATTATGTTGGATTCAGGGTTTAATAAGATAGATAGGGAAAAAATACAGAATGTTCTGGACTCAAATGACCTTCAACCTGTGGGAATAATATGCAGCCATGCTCATGCAGATCATGCAGGAAATAATATGTATCTTAAAAAAAAATATGATTGTATTATTGCCATGTCAGAGTGTGAAGCCTTTATCTGTAATTCGGAAAGTAATCTAAAATTTTATTATAATAACCAATATAATACCTATACTACATATGATATTAGAGATCATTTGGAATATATGGTTTGTGAAACAGATATTATAATCGGAGAAGAGCAGCATTGTGTAGAGTTATGTGGTATCAAATTTGGAATTATTCATACAGCAGGACATAGTCCTGGTCATATATGTATTGTGACCCCTGATAATGTGGCATATTTAGGTGATGCTCTAATAAGTCATGAAGTTATTAAAAATGCTAAAATGCCCTATACATATAATTTGAGTGAAGACTTAAAAAGCAAGGCAAGTCTTTATAATTTGAAATGTGAAAAATACATAGTAGCACATAAAGGTATTTATCAAGACATTACAAAACTTATAGAGGATAATATAAATTTATATAGAAATATAGCAGCAAGGCTATATAATATTATAGAGGGTACCATGACAATGGAACATATCATTAAAAATGCCATAGAGAGCTTTAATATTTGTGTCAATAATACTCTTAAATATATAATGGTAGATAAGGTACTGAGGCTTTATATTGAATATTTTTGTGAAATAAGAATGGTAAAAATGGAAATAAAGGATGGATTTTTGAAATATTCTAAAGTTCCATAG